A part of Entelurus aequoreus isolate RoL-2023_Sb linkage group LG03, RoL_Eaeq_v1.1, whole genome shotgun sequence genomic DNA contains:
- the atxn3 gene encoding ataxin-3 isoform X1 produces the protein MDAIFHEKQEGSLCAQHCLNNLLQGEYFSPVDLSSIAHQLDEEERMRMAEGGMGSDEYRTFLQQPSGNMDDSGFFSIQVISNALRVWGLELILFNSREYQTLMINPINENAFICNYKEHWFTIRKLGQQWFNLNSLLTGPELISDTYLALFLAQLQQEGYSIFVIRGSLPDCEAEQILGIMRVQQQQRPRLIGEDEAQTSAGRSATLSHTEMGFDVESNVVEEEEELKKALALSRQDIDVEDEEADLRRAIQLSMQGAVLSNTSSDSGGGHVKMDNEAAGGRRVQNEALTAEELRKRRQAYFDRQQIQLPSNIPQHANTASIENPRTEVDQQQKPSL, from the exons ATGGATGCCATATTCCACGAGAAA CAAGAGGGCTCTCTCTGCGCCCAGCACTGCCTCAACAACCTGCTGCAAGGTGAGTACTTCAGCCCTGTGGATCTTTCCTCCATTGCCCATCAGTTGGACGAAGAGGAGAGGATGAGGATGGCAGAGGGAGGAATGGGCAGCGATGAATATAGGACCTTTTTGCAG CAACCTTCTGGAAACATGGATGACAGTGGGTTCTTTTCCATACAA GTTATTAGCAATGCTCTGAGAGTTTGGGGATTGGAGCTAATCCTCTTCAACAGCCGGGAGTACCAGACCCTGATGATCAATCCAAT aaatgaaaatgccTTTATATGCAATTACAAGGAGCATTGGTTTACTATTCGCAAACTTGGACAACAG TGGTTTAACTTGAATTCACTTTTGACTGGACCAGAGTTGATATCAGATACATATTTAGCCCTTTTCCTTGCACAGTTACAGCAAGAAG GTTATTCAATTTTTGTGATCCGTGGAAGCCTTCCAGACTGTGAAGCAGAGCAGATTCTTGGGATCATGAGAGTGCAGCAACAGCAGCGGCCAAGGCTTATTGGAGAGGACGAGGCTCAGACAAGTGCAGG TAGATCAGCAACACTAAGCCATACAGAGATGGGCTTTGACGTGGAGAGCAATGTcgtggaggaagaggaggagctgaAGAAAGCTCTAGCGCTGAGCAGACAGGACATAGACGTGGAAGATGAGGAAGCTGATCTCCGCAGGGCCATTCAGCTCAGCATGCAAG GAGCTGTGTTGAGCAACACATCTTCAGATTCTGGAGGTGGACATGTGAAGATGGACAATGAGGCTGCAGGGGGACGAAGAGTACAAAATGAGGCGCTCACAGCAGAGGAGCTGAGGAAGAGGAGGCAGGCTTACTTCGACCG